CAAGGGCCGTCACTGATTCAGGTACTCGATAGCACAGAACCTGAAGAAACCGGGGAAAAGCCACTCCGGTTCGTGGTTCAGGACGTCTATGGTGCGGATTCAGAAAGGGTTACCGTGGGGCGAGTAGAATCAGGCGCCTTGAAAACGGGAGATGAACTCGTCTTTCAGCCTTCCAATCTCAGAGGGAGAGTAAATAAGATAGTAATATTTCCGAAGGAAGTGGCTAAGGCAACATCCGGTGACAGTATTGGCATTCATGTGGACTGTGTACCGTCAAGAGGAGATGTTGCCGGACTGTACAGTAATCAGCCTGCAGCGGTCACCAGTTTTCTGGGCGAGGTGGCTTTGCTTGAGGGCACCCTCAATAAAGGCGACAAACTGGAAATGAAATGCGGGACAAAACGGGCCAGCTGCGAAGTTGCTGAGATACACCAGAGAATAAACTCCGAAACGGGCGAGGTAATCGGCAGGGATATAGACCGTATCGGGGAAAATGAGGCGGCAACCATTGTCTTCCGGAGCGAGCCGGTGGTGGTTGAACCGTTTTCTGAAATCCCAGAACTGGGCCGGTTTATAATTACCCGAGGGAAAAAGAACATCGGTGCCGGGGTCATTTTGGAGAACGGGTAACGTGATTTTCGTTTTGGGTATAGATGCCGCGACCTGGACAGTTATCAGACCAAACCTGAGTCAACTGCCTACATTCAAGAAACTAACCGAGCTGGGTCAGGCTAGGGAAATAGTTATAGAAGAGGAGGAGAAACTAGAATCGCAGTCTCTGTGGTGTGGTATGTTTTCCGGGAAGACGCTGGAAGAGCACCGCCATGACAGCTGGGTCGTTGGAGACAGACTGGCCAGAAGAGAGGATATAAAAGTAGATTTTATCTGGGACATTCTGGAGCGAGAGGGAAAGAAAGTCAGAGTACTGAACGTACCCTTCATTGTACCGCCTTATTCCTTTCGAGTTGACTTCAAGCCAGTAGGGTTCGGCCTGCCCACCAACGAAAAGGAATGGCAGGAAGAGTTAGAGAGAGTAAGCGAAAAAACCAGAGAGATGCTCGTCGAAAAGCCAGACCTGTTAATTGCGGTCTATACTCTTCTCGACCGCATCCAGCACTTTCACTGGGGTGAAGATTGTGTCCCTGCCTGGTACCGGAAGCTGGACGCGAAAATGGACGAGATTCTTTTTGACACCGGTTTCCTGGATAACAGGCAAAACAAACTTATTATTGTTTCTGACCATGGCATGTGTTCATTTGGGGAAGCCCGCATCCAGACCCTGCCGAAGAAGACAGAGTGGGGGGAATTGAAAGGCGACCACCATGAAAATGCCGTACTTATTACGGTGAACGTTGATTACCCAATCAAAAGCCCCCAGGACATATTCCGGGCAGTGAGAAAGGAATTTAAAGCTTCCAGCAGTTAACTTCGCAAA
This DNA window, taken from Chloroflexota bacterium, encodes the following:
- a CDS encoding 50S ribosome-binding GTPase → MNLNAVIVGHVDHGKSTLIGRLLYDSETLPEDRLAEIQRLLEEYKKRFEFAYFLDSFEEELKEERTIDTTRVLFRGKGGNYYTIVDVPGHKEFIKNMLTGACHAQVAVLVVSAPEGVQEQTRRHAFLVHMLGVKNIIVVVNKMDLETYQQAAFERVKTETSALLSSLGYSQNIFIPISAMEGDNVYLSSERMPWYQGPSLIQVLDSTEPEETGEKPLRFVVQDVYGADSERVTVGRVESGALKTGDELVFQPSNLRGRVNKIVIFPKEVAKATSGDSIGIHVDCVPSRGDVAGLYSNQPAAVTSFLGEVALLEGTLNKGDKLEMKCGTKRASCEVAEIHQRINSETGEVIGRDIDRIGENEAATIVFRSEPVVVEPFSEIPELGRFIITRGKKNIGAGVILENG
- a CDS encoding alkaline phosphatase family protein, with protein sequence MIFVLGIDAATWTVIRPNLSQLPTFKKLTELGQAREIVIEEEEKLESQSLWCGMFSGKTLEEHRHDSWVVGDRLARREDIKVDFIWDILEREGKKVRVLNVPFIVPPYSFRVDFKPVGFGLPTNEKEWQEELERVSEKTREMLVEKPDLLIAVYTLLDRIQHFHWGEDCVPAWYRKLDAKMDEILFDTGFLDNRQNKLIIVSDHGMCSFGEARIQTLPKKTEWGELKGDHHENAVLITVNVDYPIKSPQDIFRAVRKEFKASSS